The following proteins come from a genomic window of Anopheles ziemanni chromosome 3, idAnoZiCoDA_A2_x.2, whole genome shotgun sequence:
- the LOC131284385 gene encoding serine proteinase stubble, which yields MHVFSPRATLLVCFFFSSSVLLVTTLLLSHALVSGDSGGGSRRSPTVIDAGVRVTGPRLPVVSATGSQVTKLRPVGKQRPAEEDDDDDDDDDDDDEDYFDFGLDDDDDDDDDDEEEDEEDEEEVAPVTSRPVETSTVRARLLSDAAFNKLSETLGALNTVGRYIVNITKGGEASAITQVDPDTKETVPEALLTLTKTMLGKNLTKTIEPLIKRVGSGTGEQETASGDVTSAPLVVGSSTPASAVTTLESLAVAQRKEDNELSLGAAVSTAPAVAPPTAGVVSEQKKKKKKKKKNKVKRKDPAHQEVRPSTTTTTRRPEPAASNKIETTKDAENRCRTPDGRPGRCEDLSTCPGLLLDLSHLRESLCFKSLFVPGVCCPISSSSTQLTTPRPRPPPAAVGTVAPSLVLAPVAKPTTTTTTKRPLVPVFTVAPSGSDGALLSATLKPIDNIVDPADCGQQEYSSGRIVGGIEAPTGQWPWMAAIFLHGAKRTEFWCGGSLIGTKYILTAAHCTRDSRQRPFAARQFTVRLGDIDLSTDGEPSAPVTYKVTEVRAHPRFSRVGFYNDVALMVLDKPVRKSKYVIPVCLPGPNLPSKERLAGRRATVVGWGTTYYGGKESTKQQQATLPVWRNEDCNRAYFQPITDNFVCAGFSEGGVDACQGDSGGPLMMLVEARWTQVGVVSFGNKCGEPGYPGVYTRISEYMDWIRENMKK from the exons ATGCATGTTTTCTCACCGCGAGCCAcgcttcttgtttgtttttttttttcctcttcagtACTGCTGGTGACGACATTGCTGCTTTCGCACGCCCTGGTCAGCGGAGATTCTGGAGGAGGAAGCAGGCGATCTCCAACCGTTATTGATGCCGGTGTCAGAG TGACAGGGCCACGACTTCCGGTGGTGTCTGCGACGGGTTCCCAGGTGACGAAGCTACGCCCCGTCGGGAAACAACGACCCGCCGAAgaggatgacgacgatgacgacgatgacgatgacgacgatgaggatTACTTCGACTTCGGtctcgacgatgacgacgacgatgacgatgacgatgaggaggaggacgaggaggacgaggaggaagtGGCACCGGTGACTAGCAGGCCGGTGGAAACGAGCACGGTACGGGCTCGGCTCCTCTCCGATGCGGCGTTCAACAAGCTGTCCGAAACGCTCGGTGCACTGAACACGGTCGGGCGGTACATCGTGAACATTACCAAGGGCGGGGAGGCGAGCGCCATCACGCAGGTCGACCCGGACACGAAGGAAACGGTCCCGGAGGCGCTGTTGACGCTCACCAAAACGATGCTCGGCAAGAACCTGACGAAGACGATCGAACCACTGATCAAGCGGGTTGGCAGTGGAACGGGCGAGCAGGAGACGGCAAGCGGGGATGTTACTTCGGCACCATTGGTCGTGGGTTCGAGTACCCCCGCTTCCGCCGTGACGACGTTGGAGTCGTTGGCTGTGGCGCAGCGGAAGGAAGATAACGAGCTGAGTTTGGGCGCGGCGGTCAGTACGGCGCCGGCGGTTGCTCCCCCGACGGCCGGGGTGGTGTcggagcagaagaagaaaaagaagaagaagaagaagaacaaggtGAAGCGGAAGGACCCGGCCCACCAGGAGGTACGCccgagcaccaccaccactacccgCCGGCCGGAACCAGCGGCAAGTA ACAAGATCGAGACTACGAAGGACGCGGAGAATCGCTGCCGGACGCCGGACGGACGTCCGGGACGTTGCGAGGACTTGAGCACCTGCCCGGGCCTGCTGCTGGACTTGAGTCATCTCCGGGAGTCGCTCTGCTTCAAGAGTCTCTTCGTACCGGGCGTTTGCTGTCCCatcagcagtagcagcacGCAGCTAACGACTCCCAGACCACGACCTCCACCGGCGGCGGTAGGAACGGTTGCGCCGAGCTTAGTCCTAGCCCCGGTGGCCAAGCCTAccacgacgaccaccaccaagCGTCCGCTGGTACCGGTGTTCACGGTCGCACCATCCGGATCGGATGGAGCGCTGCTGTCGGCCACCCTCAAACCGATCGACAACATCGTCGATCCGGCGGACTGCGGGCAGCAGGAGTACTCCTCGGGCCGGATTGTCGGTGGCATCGAGGCGCCGACCGGGCAGTGGCCCTGGATGGCGGCCATCTTCCTGCACGGTGCCAAGCGGACGGAGTTCTGGTGCGGTGGGTCCCTGATCGGCACCAAGTACATCCTGACGGCGGCCCATTGTACGCGCGACTCGCGCCAGCGACCGTTCGCCGCCCGACAGTTCACCGTGCGGCTCGGCGATATCGATCTGTCCACCGACGGGGAACCCTCGGCTCCGGTCACCTACAAGGTGACGGAGGTGCGTGCCCATCCGCGGTTCTCGCGGGTCGGCTTCTACAACGACGTTGCGCTGATGGTGCTGGACAAACCGGTTCGTAAGTCGAAGTACGTCATACCGGTGTGCCTACCGGGTCCGAATCTACCTTCGAAGGAGCGCCTAGCAG GACGTCGGGCAACAGTCGTTGGCTGGGGTACGACCTACTACGGTGGAAAGGAATCAACCAAGCAGCAACAGGCCACCCTGCCGGTCTGGCGTAACGAGGACTGCAACCGGGCGTACTTCCAACCGATCACGGACAACTTTGTGTGCGCCGGGTTTTCCGAGGGAGGCGTCGACGCTTGTCAAGGCGATTCGGGCGGCCCGTTGATGATGCTGGTCGAGGCCCGCTGGACGCAGGTCGGCGTGGTGTCGTTCGGCAACAAGTGCGGTGAACCGGGCTACCCGGGCGTGTACACGCGCATCAGCGAGTACATGGACTGGATACGGGAGAACATGAAGAAGTAA